Proteins encoded by one window of Hyphomicrobium nitrativorans NL23:
- a CDS encoding cytochrome c1 produces the protein MRVTKASLAALAFLFGGALATPALAAGDAVHIDRQAWSFSGFTGQFDQAQLQRGFQVYKDICAACHGLDRVRFRNLFEAGGPEFDEEAVKALAASWPNQITDGPDDQGKMFERPALQSDPVRGPFKNSNEARAANNGALPPDLSLIAKARTTHYTGTWWAHPFSMLRDIATGYQEGGADYLYALLTGYQPAPEGFHLAEGMSYNAAFPGHQFAMPEMLSKDSFVTYQDGTGSLDQNARDVAAFLAWSADPSLNERKRIGWLVILYLIVTTGLLYAGKRRIWAKAH, from the coding sequence ATGCGTGTGACCAAAGCCTCTCTCGCTGCGCTGGCCTTTCTCTTCGGCGGAGCTCTCGCGACGCCGGCTCTCGCAGCCGGCGACGCCGTCCACATTGACCGTCAGGCCTGGAGCTTCTCGGGTTTCACCGGCCAGTTCGACCAGGCCCAGCTTCAGCGCGGCTTCCAGGTCTACAAGGACATCTGCGCGGCTTGCCATGGCCTCGACCGGGTACGCTTCCGCAACCTCTTCGAGGCCGGCGGACCGGAGTTCGACGAGGAGGCGGTGAAGGCGCTGGCCGCAAGCTGGCCGAACCAGATCACCGACGGGCCCGACGATCAGGGCAAGATGTTCGAGCGGCCCGCGCTTCAGTCCGATCCTGTCCGCGGTCCCTTCAAGAACAGCAACGAGGCGCGCGCGGCCAACAACGGCGCGCTCCCGCCGGATCTCTCGTTGATCGCCAAGGCCCGCACCACGCACTACACGGGCACATGGTGGGCGCATCCGTTCTCGATGTTGCGCGATATCGCGACCGGCTACCAGGAAGGCGGCGCGGATTATCTCTATGCCCTGCTGACGGGCTATCAGCCGGCCCCCGAAGGCTTCCATCTGGCGGAGGGCATGTCCTACAACGCCGCGTTCCCCGGCCACCAGTTCGCTATGCCGGAGATGCTGTCGAAGGACAGCTTCGTGACGTATCAGGACGGCACCGGCTCGCTCGATCAGAACGCGCGCGACGTTGCTGCTTTCCTTGCGTGGTCCGCAGATCCTTCGTTGAACGAGAGGAAGCGGATCGGCTGGCTGGTCATCCTCTATCTGATCGTGACCACGGGCCTGCTCTACGCCGGCAAGCGCCGCATCTGGGCGAAGGCGCACTGA
- a CDS encoding cytochrome b, translated as MDHTSSYEPQTKFGKWWDDRLPVARLAHGQFVAFPTPRNLNYWWTFGGILTFFLASQIVTGIVLAMHYQPSGAEAFNSVEAIRRDVNFGWLIRNLHAVGASMFFIAVYIHIFRGLYYGSYKAPREVLWILGVLIFLAMMATAFMGYALPWGQMSFWGVTVITNLFSSVNEIIPGLGTAIVEWLWGGFAVSGTTLNRFFALHYLLPFVIAGLVILHIWALHVAGQNNPTGLDIKTREDAVPMYPYAVAKDAVGLFAFLILFAWFVFFLPDYLGHADNYIEADPLVTPPHIVPEWYFLPFYAILRAIPSKLGGVIAMFAAIAILVVVPWLDTSRVRSAKYRPVYKWFFWLLVISCLALGYLGAMPAEGAYVTWSRIFTFYYFAHFLLVMPIVGLIERPRPLPRSISESVLKSGAGAPEGAAAAPETR; from the coding sequence ATGGACCATACGTCGAGCTACGAGCCGCAAACGAAATTCGGCAAATGGTGGGATGACCGTCTTCCCGTCGCACGCCTTGCCCACGGGCAGTTCGTTGCTTTCCCCACGCCGCGCAATCTCAACTACTGGTGGACCTTCGGCGGCATCCTGACGTTTTTCCTCGCCTCGCAGATCGTGACGGGCATCGTGCTTGCGATGCACTATCAGCCGAGCGGGGCCGAAGCGTTCAACTCGGTGGAGGCGATCCGCCGCGACGTGAACTTCGGCTGGCTGATCCGCAACCTGCACGCGGTCGGCGCCTCGATGTTCTTCATCGCCGTCTACATTCACATCTTTCGCGGCCTCTATTACGGCTCCTACAAGGCGCCGCGCGAGGTGCTGTGGATCCTGGGTGTGCTCATATTCCTGGCCATGATGGCGACGGCCTTCATGGGCTACGCGCTTCCCTGGGGCCAGATGAGCTTCTGGGGCGTGACGGTCATCACCAACCTGTTCTCGTCCGTCAACGAGATCATCCCTGGCCTCGGCACCGCCATCGTCGAGTGGCTGTGGGGTGGCTTCGCCGTCTCCGGCACGACGCTGAACCGCTTCTTCGCGCTTCACTATCTGCTGCCGTTCGTGATCGCGGGACTCGTGATTCTGCACATCTGGGCGCTGCACGTCGCGGGCCAGAACAACCCGACCGGCCTCGACATCAAGACCCGCGAAGACGCGGTCCCGATGTACCCTTACGCGGTGGCCAAGGATGCGGTGGGCCTCTTCGCGTTCCTCATCCTCTTCGCCTGGTTCGTGTTCTTCCTTCCGGATTACCTCGGCCACGCGGACAACTACATCGAAGCGGACCCGCTGGTGACGCCGCCGCACATCGTGCCGGAGTGGTACTTCCTGCCCTTCTACGCAATTCTCCGCGCGATCCCCTCCAAGCTCGGCGGCGTGATTGCCATGTTCGCCGCAATCGCGATCCTGGTCGTCGTGCCCTGGCTCGACACCAGCCGCGTGCGCTCGGCCAAGTACCGCCCGGTCTACAAGTGGTTTTTCTGGCTGCTCGTGATCTCGTGCCTTGCGCTCGGCTACCTCGGCGCCATGCCGGCAGAAGGCGCGTACGTCACCTGGTCGCGGATTTTCACGTTCTACTACTTCGCCCACTTCCTTCTGGTGATGCCGATTGTGGGCCTGATCGAGCGACCGCGACCATTGCCGCGCTCGATCTCGGAGTCCGTGTTGAAGAGTGGAGCGGGTGCGCCCGAGGGTGCCGCCGCGGCCCCAGAGACGCGCTGA
- the petA gene encoding ubiquinol-cytochrome c reductase iron-sulfur subunit, which translates to MASEVEDVNRRDFLVIAGNAFVAVGAAVTLWPFVAQMNPDAGAQALASIEVDLSPIQQGQAVTVMWRGKPVFIRNRTPEEIETAEADKLDDLPDRSARNELLPEATPATDANRVKEGHANWLVLVGICTHLGCIPKGQAMGDAKGEFGGWFCPCHGSHYDTSGRIRKGPAPRNLDVPPYEFVSDTKIKIG; encoded by the coding sequence GTGGCAAGCGAAGTCGAAGACGTCAATCGCCGCGATTTTCTGGTGATCGCCGGGAACGCGTTCGTGGCCGTGGGAGCGGCCGTCACCCTGTGGCCGTTCGTTGCGCAGATGAATCCCGACGCCGGCGCTCAGGCTCTGGCCTCCATCGAGGTGGACCTGTCGCCGATCCAGCAGGGGCAGGCGGTCACTGTGATGTGGCGCGGCAAGCCGGTCTTCATCCGCAACCGCACGCCCGAAGAGATCGAGACGGCCGAGGCCGACAAGCTCGACGATTTGCCGGATCGCTCCGCCCGCAACGAGTTGCTCCCCGAAGCGACGCCCGCCACCGACGCAAATCGCGTGAAGGAGGGCCACGCCAATTGGCTGGTTCTCGTCGGTATCTGTACGCACCTCGGGTGTATCCCGAAGGGACAGGCGATGGGTGACGCAAAGGGCGAGTTCGGCGGCTGGTTCTGCCCCTGCCACGGTTCGCACTACGATACGTCAGGCCGCATTCGTAAGGGCCCGGCGCCGCGCAACCTCGATGTGCCGCCTTACGAGTTCGTCTCTGACACAAAAATCAAGATCGGCTAA
- the gatB gene encoding Asp-tRNA(Asn)/Glu-tRNA(Gln) amidotransferase subunit GatB → MQDTAKSGGKGKKAANNLIPGATGDWEVVIGMEVHAQVASESKLFSGSSTAFGAEPNSHVSLVDAAMPGMLPVINSECIAQAIRTGLGLKAAINLKSVFDRKNYFYPDLPQGYQISQYKQPIVGEGEIEIDVDGEAKRVGIERLHLEQDAGKSIHDQHPEYSFVDLNRSGVALMEIVSRPDLRSAKEAQAYVTKLRTILRYLGTCDGDMEKGNLRADVNVSVRKPGGDLGTRCEIKNVNSIRFIGQAIEVEARRQIDIIEDGGTIDQETRLFDPGKGETRSMRSKEEAHDYRYFPDPDLLPLELDQSFVDELAGHLPELPDEKRARFMKDYGLSAYDATVLVAERENADFFEAVAKGRDGKLSANWVINELFGRLNKEGKTIDESPLSAAQLGGLVDLISAGTISGKIAKDLFEILWTEGGDPAEIVESRGMKQVTDTGAIERAVDEIIAANPEKVEQAKAKPSMLGWFVGQVMKTTGGKANPAAVNEILKTKLGI, encoded by the coding sequence ATGCAGGACACCGCAAAGAGCGGCGGCAAGGGCAAGAAAGCGGCGAACAACCTGATTCCGGGCGCAACCGGCGATTGGGAAGTCGTGATCGGCATGGAGGTGCACGCCCAGGTCGCCTCGGAATCGAAACTGTTCTCCGGTTCGTCCACCGCGTTCGGCGCCGAGCCGAACAGCCACGTCTCGCTCGTCGATGCGGCGATGCCCGGCATGTTGCCCGTCATCAACTCCGAGTGCATCGCCCAGGCGATCCGCACCGGCCTAGGCCTCAAGGCTGCGATCAATCTGAAGAGCGTGTTCGACCGCAAGAACTACTTCTATCCCGACCTGCCGCAGGGCTACCAGATCAGCCAGTATAAGCAGCCGATCGTCGGCGAGGGCGAAATCGAGATCGATGTGGACGGCGAGGCGAAGCGCGTCGGCATCGAGCGCCTGCATCTCGAACAGGACGCCGGCAAGTCGATCCACGACCAGCATCCGGAGTATTCGTTCGTCGATCTCAACCGCTCGGGCGTGGCTCTGATGGAGATCGTCTCGCGTCCCGACCTGCGTTCGGCGAAGGAAGCGCAGGCGTACGTCACCAAGCTGCGCACGATCCTGCGCTATCTCGGCACTTGCGACGGCGACATGGAGAAAGGCAACCTTCGCGCCGACGTGAACGTGTCGGTGCGAAAGCCCGGCGGCGACCTCGGCACGCGCTGCGAAATCAAGAACGTCAACTCGATCCGCTTCATCGGCCAGGCCATCGAGGTCGAGGCGCGCCGCCAGATCGACATCATCGAGGACGGCGGCACCATCGACCAGGAGACGCGCCTGTTCGATCCTGGGAAGGGCGAGACACGCTCGATGCGGAGCAAGGAGGAAGCGCACGATTACCGCTACTTCCCCGATCCCGACCTGCTCCCGCTGGAGCTTGACCAGAGCTTTGTCGACGAACTGGCCGGGCACCTGCCGGAGCTGCCCGACGAGAAGCGCGCGCGCTTTATGAAGGACTACGGGCTCTCCGCGTACGATGCGACCGTGCTCGTCGCCGAGCGCGAGAATGCTGATTTCTTCGAAGCGGTCGCCAAGGGGCGTGATGGTAAGCTCTCGGCCAACTGGGTCATCAACGAGCTGTTCGGCCGCCTGAACAAGGAAGGCAAGACGATCGACGAGAGCCCCCTCTCGGCCGCTCAGCTTGGCGGACTTGTCGATCTCATCTCTGCTGGCACGATCTCGGGCAAGATCGCCAAGGACCTCTTTGAGATCCTCTGGACCGAAGGCGGCGATCCGGCCGAGATCGTCGAAAGCCGCGGCATGAAGCAGGTGACGGACACGGGCGCCATCGAGCGCGCCGTGGACGAGATCATTGCCGCAAATCCCGAGAAGGTGGAGCAGGCGAAGGCCAAGCCCTCCATGCTCGGCTGGTTCGTCGGGCAGGTCATGAAGACGACGGGCGGCAAGGCCAACCCGGCCGCCGTCAACGAGATCCTGAAGACGAAGCTCGGCATCTGA
- a CDS encoding chorismate mutase, with the protein MADPKRPSECTDMSEVRAEIDRIDAALVDLIAERFGYVERAWQLKKDPSEASVPWRIQQVIDKVKTQARQRGLPAEMIEMVGAQWRNMIGWFVQYEEEKLRKLEASSGGPRK; encoded by the coding sequence ATGGCGGACCCGAAACGTCCTTCCGAATGCACGGACATGAGCGAGGTCCGCGCCGAGATCGACCGCATTGACGCGGCACTCGTCGACCTCATCGCCGAACGCTTCGGCTACGTCGAGCGCGCCTGGCAGCTCAAGAAAGATCCGAGCGAGGCGAGCGTGCCCTGGCGCATCCAGCAGGTCATCGACAAGGTGAAGACGCAGGCGCGTCAGCGCGGCTTGCCGGCTGAGATGATCGAGATGGTCGGCGCGCAGTGGCGCAACATGATCGGCTGGTTCGTGCAGTACGAAGAAGAAAAGCTGCGCAAGCTGGAAGCGAGCAGCGGCGGGCCGCGGAAATGA
- the gatA gene encoding Asp-tRNA(Asn)/Glu-tRNA(Gln) amidotransferase subunit GatA — translation MSDLTQLTLAEARDGLKNKSFSATELAEAHIEAIGAANPAINAYVLVTPEHALAQAKESDARIAKGDARALEGIPLGNKDLFCTDGIRTTACSKILGEFTPTYESTVGSNLWNAGAVMLGKLNNDEFAMGSSNETSAFGPVVSPWRRTGKTDKLVPGGSSGGSSAAVAAGLCLAATATDTGGSIRQPAALTGTVGIKPTYGRCSRWGIVAFASSLDQAGPIAKTVRDAAIMLGSMAGHDAKDSTSVDVPVPNYEAALGKGIKGLRVGVPKEYRVEGMSKEIEDLWTKGIAWLKDAGATIHEISLPHTKYALPAYYIVAPAEASSNLARYDGVRYGLRVPGRDITETYENTRAAGFGKEVRRRILIGTYVLSAGYYDAYYLKAQKVRTLIKRDFDEAWNTVDVVLTPTTPSPAFAFGEKSGDPLAMYLEDIFTVTVNMAGLPGISVPAGLSTEGTPLGLQLIGKPFDEGTLFAAGEAIENAAGRFIVPERWWTGAKNPGDN, via the coding sequence GTGAGTGATCTGACGCAGCTGACGCTCGCCGAGGCGCGCGACGGGCTGAAAAACAAATCCTTCTCCGCCACGGAGCTGGCGGAAGCGCATATCGAGGCCATCGGTGCGGCTAATCCCGCGATCAATGCTTATGTGCTTGTCACGCCCGAGCACGCGCTCGCGCAGGCCAAAGAGAGCGATGCGCGGATCGCGAAGGGAGACGCGCGTGCCCTCGAAGGCATCCCGCTCGGCAACAAGGATCTGTTCTGCACCGACGGCATTCGCACGACCGCCTGCTCGAAGATTTTGGGCGAGTTCACGCCGACCTATGAATCGACCGTCGGCTCAAATCTCTGGAACGCCGGCGCCGTCATGCTCGGCAAGCTCAACAACGACGAGTTCGCCATGGGCTCGTCCAACGAGACGAGCGCGTTCGGCCCGGTCGTTTCGCCCTGGCGGCGCACGGGCAAGACGGACAAGCTCGTGCCGGGCGGTTCCTCCGGCGGCTCGTCGGCGGCTGTCGCGGCGGGCCTTTGCCTGGCCGCCACCGCGACCGACACCGGCGGCTCGATCCGCCAGCCCGCGGCCCTGACCGGCACGGTCGGCATCAAGCCGACCTACGGACGCTGCTCGCGCTGGGGCATCGTAGCCTTCGCCTCGTCGCTCGATCAGGCCGGCCCCATCGCCAAGACGGTGCGGGACGCCGCAATCATGCTCGGCTCGATGGCCGGTCATGACGCGAAGGATTCCACCTCCGTCGATGTCCCCGTCCCGAATTACGAGGCGGCACTCGGCAAAGGCATCAAGGGCCTGCGCGTCGGCGTGCCGAAGGAGTATCGCGTCGAGGGGATGTCGAAGGAGATCGAGGATCTCTGGACCAAGGGCATCGCGTGGCTGAAGGATGCGGGCGCCACGATCCACGAGATCAGCCTGCCGCACACGAAGTATGCGCTGCCTGCCTATTACATCGTCGCCCCCGCCGAGGCGTCGTCCAACCTCGCCCGCTACGATGGCGTGCGCTACGGTTTGCGCGTGCCCGGCCGCGACATCACCGAGACCTATGAGAACACGCGCGCGGCAGGCTTCGGCAAAGAGGTGCGGCGCCGCATCCTCATCGGAACGTACGTTCTGTCGGCTGGCTACTACGATGCCTACTACTTGAAGGCCCAGAAGGTCCGCACGCTCATCAAGCGCGACTTCGACGAAGCCTGGAATACGGTCGACGTGGTGCTGACGCCGACGACGCCGTCGCCCGCGTTCGCGTTCGGGGAAAAGTCTGGCGATCCGCTCGCCATGTACCTCGAAGACATTTTTACGGTGACGGTCAACATGGCGGGACTGCCCGGCATTTCGGTGCCGGCCGGCCTCTCGACGGAAGGCACGCCGCTCGGGCTTCAGCTCATAGGCAAGCCCTTCGACGAGGGCACGCTGTTTGCGGCGGGCGAAGCAATCGAGAACGCGGCGGGCCGCTTTATCGTGCCCGAGCGATGGTGGACGGGTGCCAAGAACCCGGGAGACAACTGA
- the gatC gene encoding Asp-tRNA(Asn)/Glu-tRNA(Gln) amidotransferase subunit GatC: MQVDENTVRRIARLARISITDDEAKSLESELTGILTWVEQLGEVDTNDVEPMTRVVAQKLKTRDDKVTDGEIADDVVKNAPVVDDRYFVVPKVVE; the protein is encoded by the coding sequence ATGCAGGTTGACGAGAACACCGTGCGGCGCATCGCGCGTTTGGCGCGGATCAGCATCACGGACGACGAGGCGAAAAGCCTCGAAAGCGAGCTTACGGGCATTCTGACCTGGGTCGAGCAGCTCGGAGAGGTCGACACGAACGACGTCGAGCCGATGACGCGGGTCGTGGCGCAGAAGCTCAAGACGCGGGACGACAAGGTGACGGACGGCGAGATCGCAGACGACGTGGTGAAAAACGCGCCCGTGGTCGACGATCGTTATTTCGTTGTGCCGAAGGTCGTCGAATAG
- a CDS encoding fused MFS/spermidine synthase — protein sequence MTTPSEIEPIALGGATAHRAWGTLGIFTATTFLSAFLLFLIQPMFAKMVLPLLGGAPSVWAVALLFFQGALLVGYGYAHLLVRHVPAASTGFIHLALSAFAFLFLPIAIPAGWSEPPPGDAYLWQLGLFAVAIGIPFATVAANAPLLQAWFSRAGHKASADPYFLYAASNLGSLIALLGYPFVFEPVFGLKTLAIVWTAGFAALVVALGLCFLRVRAVAAEGENGADAASPAATAAASLHAPAWNARLGWVGLAFVPSALLTAFTNHIATDVASAPLVWVVPLALYLLTFVIVFRERALIPRSVLLTAHAVAVVLALLQLSQTEKETWFYAAGYGIAAFVASTLVAHRTLYEARPDARNLTEFYMWMSVGGVLGGIFAALLAPRIFSEVFEYPLLLALTFACRPGAMDLMSRSRVQWAGMAALVVGGWALIAWGPTLAFDYDLHFGRWGTTTDIAAIFALVALALWYFPPHMLVAALGMYLTVVLLPSGVHRGDAQRSYFGVYRVIQSMDGEFNVLQHGTTLHGAQRIRDEEGKSVADVTPATYYHPESPMASAIRLTSMINQHEGVKGKFGVIGLGAGSLACYSAPGETWRFFEIDPVVVEIAKSRNFTFLSNCQPNAEVVLGDARLTFAREEIDSYDLMIVDAFSSDAIPVHMMTAEALTLYASKLKTRGVAVLHISNRYLDLEEVLAATLPTLDVELHALVIEDFVDDGYVKTGSTVVLIGKDKATIERFRHVEGSRDIVRPTVRPWTDDFSDILGPFMAQYRKY from the coding sequence GTGACGACACCTTCCGAAATTGAGCCCATCGCCCTGGGAGGCGCAACCGCACATCGCGCTTGGGGCACCTTAGGGATCTTCACGGCCACCACGTTCCTTTCGGCCTTCCTGCTGTTTCTGATCCAGCCGATGTTCGCCAAGATGGTGCTCCCGCTGCTAGGCGGTGCGCCGTCCGTGTGGGCCGTGGCTCTGCTGTTCTTCCAGGGCGCCCTTCTCGTCGGATACGGCTATGCGCATCTGCTTGTGCGTCATGTGCCGGCCGCGTCTACTGGCTTTATCCATCTCGCCCTTTCCGCCTTCGCGTTCCTGTTCCTCCCGATCGCCATCCCGGCAGGCTGGTCCGAGCCGCCCCCCGGCGATGCCTACCTCTGGCAACTCGGCCTGTTTGCCGTTGCCATCGGCATTCCCTTTGCCACCGTGGCCGCAAACGCGCCGCTGCTTCAGGCCTGGTTCTCGCGTGCCGGACACAAGGCGAGTGCGGACCCCTATTTCCTCTACGCCGCCTCGAACCTCGGCAGCCTGATCGCGCTCCTTGGATATCCGTTCGTCTTCGAGCCCGTCTTCGGCCTGAAGACGCTCGCGATCGTCTGGACGGCGGGGTTTGCGGCGCTGGTGGTGGCGCTGGGCCTTTGCTTCCTGCGCGTTCGCGCCGTGGCAGCCGAGGGAGAGAACGGCGCGGACGCGGCGAGCCCGGCAGCAACCGCCGCGGCCTCGCTTCATGCGCCGGCCTGGAACGCCCGTTTGGGCTGGGTTGGCCTCGCGTTCGTCCCGTCCGCGTTGCTCACGGCGTTTACGAACCACATCGCGACCGACGTGGCCTCCGCGCCCCTCGTCTGGGTGGTGCCGCTCGCGCTCTATCTGCTGACGTTCGTCATCGTGTTCCGCGAGCGTGCGCTCATCCCGCGTTCTGTGCTGCTGACGGCCCATGCCGTGGCGGTCGTCCTGGCGTTGCTCCAGCTCTCTCAGACGGAAAAGGAGACCTGGTTCTATGCCGCGGGTTACGGTATCGCAGCCTTCGTAGCGTCCACGCTCGTTGCCCACCGCACGCTCTACGAGGCCCGCCCGGACGCGCGCAATCTCACCGAATTCTACATGTGGATGTCGGTCGGCGGCGTGCTGGGCGGCATCTTCGCGGCTCTTCTCGCGCCTCGCATCTTCTCGGAAGTGTTCGAATACCCGCTGCTGCTCGCCCTCACGTTCGCCTGCCGTCCGGGCGCGATGGATCTGATGAGCCGCTCGCGCGTCCAATGGGCGGGCATGGCCGCGCTCGTCGTCGGCGGATGGGCGCTCATCGCCTGGGGCCCCACGCTCGCGTTCGATTACGATCTCCACTTCGGCCGCTGGGGCACGACGACCGACATCGCGGCAATATTCGCACTTGTCGCTCTCGCGCTCTGGTATTTCCCGCCGCATATGCTGGTGGCGGCGCTCGGCATGTATTTGACGGTCGTTCTCCTGCCGTCCGGCGTCCATCGCGGCGACGCGCAGCGCAGCTACTTCGGCGTCTATCGCGTCATCCAGTCGATGGACGGCGAGTTCAACGTGCTCCAGCACGGCACGACGCTGCACGGCGCCCAACGCATCCGGGACGAGGAAGGCAAGTCCGTCGCCGACGTGACGCCCGCGACCTACTACCACCCCGAGAGCCCGATGGCGTCCGCGATCCGGCTGACGAGCATGATCAACCAGCACGAGGGCGTGAAAGGCAAATTTGGTGTCATCGGCCTCGGTGCGGGGTCTCTCGCCTGCTACTCCGCTCCCGGCGAGACGTGGCGCTTCTTCGAGATCGACCCCGTCGTGGTCGAGATCGCGAAGTCGCGCAACTTCACCTTCCTCTCCAACTGCCAGCCGAACGCGGAGGTGGTGCTTGGCGACGCGCGTCTCACGTTCGCGAGAGAGGAAATCGACAGCTACGACCTCATGATCGTGGACGCGTTCTCCTCCGATGCGATCCCGGTCCACATGATGACGGCCGAGGCGCTCACCCTCTACGCCTCGAAACTGAAGACGCGCGGCGTGGCCGTGCTCCACATCTCGAATCGCTACCTCGACCTCGAAGAGGTCCTCGCCGCCACCCTCCCCACCCTCGACGTGGAGCTCCATGCCCTGGTCATCGAGGACTTCGTGGACGACGGTTACGTCAAGACCGGCTCGACGGTCGTGCTGATCGGCAAGGACAAGGCGACCATCGAGCGCTTCCGGCACGTCGAGGGCTCGCGCGACATCGTCCGCCCCACCGTCCGCCCCTGGACCGACGATTTCTCCGATATTCTAGGGCCCTTCATGGCTCAGTATCGGAAATACTGA
- the ruvX gene encoding Holliday junction resolvase RuvX, which produces MTDPSPTPPRGITTDDAETFAGLVASGRLIGIDAGTKTLGLALSDTRRSIASALETIRRTKFTADAKRLLDLTQEHGVVGFVLGLPANMDGSEGPRAQASRAFARNMNGLSPLPILLWDERLTTLEAERMLIAADASRKRRADVIDKLAATLILQGALDRLRRLSDPS; this is translated from the coding sequence ATGACCGATCCGTCTCCCACACCTCCGCGCGGCATCACCACGGACGATGCGGAAACGTTTGCGGGGCTGGTTGCTTCGGGGCGCCTGATCGGGATCGATGCGGGCACGAAAACCCTCGGCCTTGCGCTCAGCGACACCCGGCGCAGCATCGCCTCCGCGCTTGAGACGATCCGGCGAACGAAATTCACGGCCGACGCGAAGCGTCTTCTCGATCTCACGCAAGAGCATGGCGTGGTCGGCTTCGTGCTCGGGCTGCCCGCCAACATGGACGGCAGCGAAGGGCCGCGTGCCCAGGCTTCGCGCGCGTTCGCGCGCAACATGAACGGATTGTCGCCGCTCCCCATTCTGCTGTGGGACGAGCGGCTTACAACGCTCGAAGCCGAGCGGATGCTGATCGCGGCGGATGCAAGCCGGAAGCGGCGCGCGGACGTGATCGACAAGCTTGCGGCCACGCTCATTCTGCAAGGTGCGCTGGACCGGCTGCGCAGGCTTTCCGACCCCTCGTGA
- a CDS encoding MarR family winged helix-turn-helix transcriptional regulator, with translation MKHDTSSDRISSALHLLHRAGQCADELFALRVGEAGLTPRQYAVMTAIANSEEPSQTTLVERTGIDRSTMADIVRRLTARGLVQRRRTRRDARRYAVRLTDKGEGALRQAEPAARSTDERILSALAPTQRDAFLRSLSKIVSAVEPDDTGRNGRG, from the coding sequence ATGAAACATGACACCTCAAGCGACCGCATCTCCTCGGCTCTGCATCTGTTGCATCGGGCCGGGCAATGCGCAGACGAACTGTTCGCGTTGAGGGTGGGAGAAGCCGGCCTGACACCGCGGCAGTACGCCGTGATGACGGCCATCGCCAACAGCGAAGAACCGAGCCAGACGACGCTCGTCGAGCGCACCGGCATCGACCGCTCCACGATGGCCGACATCGTCCGCCGCCTCACGGCGCGCGGCCTCGTTCAGCGCCGGCGTACCCGACGCGACGCGCGCCGCTATGCGGTTCGCCTCACCGACAAGGGCGAAGGCGCCTTGAGACAGGCGGAGCCTGCGGCCCGTTCCACAGACGAGCGCATTCTGTCCGCGCTCGCGCCCACGCAGCGGGACGCGTTCCTGCGGTCGCTGTCGAAGATCGTGTCCGCGGTCGAGCCGGACGACACCGGCCGGAACGGGCGAGGCTGA
- the plsY gene encoding glycerol-3-phosphate 1-O-acyltransferase PlsY produces the protein MLDTLAAYSLPALIGYGLGSIPFGLLLTRFAGLGDIRTIGSGNIGATNVLRTGHKGLAALTLLLDGLKGTLAVVLGSLVAGAQSTEAGLIAGLAAFLGHIFPVWLGFKGGKGVATYIGVVAALAWPGALVFVGLWLAVAVALRYSSLAALIASAATPVALVALGWTNEGLAALVMSIFLFGKHSANISRLLKGEEPRIGAKS, from the coding sequence ATGCTCGACACGCTCGCGGCTTACAGCCTGCCCGCGCTCATCGGCTACGGCCTCGGCTCCATTCCCTTCGGCCTTCTGCTCACGCGCTTCGCCGGGCTCGGCGACATCCGCACCATCGGATCCGGCAACATCGGGGCGACGAACGTCCTCAGAACTGGCCATAAGGGTCTTGCCGCGCTCACGCTACTGCTGGACGGCCTCAAAGGTACGCTCGCCGTTGTGCTCGGCTCGCTCGTCGCCGGTGCGCAGAGCACGGAAGCGGGACTGATTGCCGGTCTCGCGGCGTTCCTCGGGCACATCTTTCCCGTCTGGCTCGGTTTCAAGGGCGGAAAGGGCGTTGCGACCTACATCGGCGTCGTGGCCGCCCTCGCCTGGCCCGGCGCGCTCGTTTTCGTCGGGCTCTGGCTCGCGGTTGCGGTTGCGCTGCGCTACTCGTCGCTGGCGGCGCTTATCGCGAGTGCTGCGACGCCCGTTGCACTGGTCGCGCTCGGGTGGACCAACGAAGGGCTGGCCGCGCTCGTCATGTCGATCTTCCTCTTCGGGAAGCATTCGGCCAACATCAGCCGGTTGTTGAAAGGCGAGGAGCCCAGGATCGGTGCCAAATCGTGA